The following are encoded together in the Streptomyces sp. NBC_00341 genome:
- a CDS encoding ABC transporter permease codes for MSMLSWLDRSGDQLTFYVRALLWIPRTLRRYLKEVQRLLAEVAFGSGGLGVVGGTIGVMIAMTLATGTVVGLQGYAALNQIGTAAFTGFISAYFNTREIAPLVAGLALSATVGAGFTAQLGAMRINEEIDGLEAMGVRSMPYLVTTRIIAGVVAIIPLYAIGLLSSYVSSRYVTVLFNGQSAGTYDHYFNLFLSPQDVLLSVLKVLIFSVMVILAHCYYGFHATGGPAGVGVAVGRSVRNAIVLISVTDFFLSLAIWGATTTVKVAG; via the coding sequence ATGTCGATGCTCAGCTGGCTCGACCGATCCGGTGACCAACTCACCTTCTACGTACGGGCACTGCTCTGGATACCCAGGACCCTGCGGCGCTACCTCAAGGAGGTGCAGCGACTCCTGGCCGAAGTCGCCTTCGGCAGCGGCGGACTCGGGGTCGTCGGCGGCACCATCGGCGTGATGATCGCGATGACGCTGGCCACCGGTACGGTCGTCGGCCTCCAGGGGTACGCGGCGCTCAACCAGATCGGCACCGCCGCGTTCACCGGCTTCATCTCCGCCTACTTCAACACCCGGGAGATCGCCCCGCTCGTCGCCGGACTCGCGCTCTCCGCGACCGTGGGGGCGGGCTTCACCGCCCAGCTCGGCGCCATGCGGATCAACGAGGAGATCGACGGCCTGGAGGCGATGGGCGTGCGCTCGATGCCCTACCTCGTCACCACCCGCATCATCGCCGGGGTCGTCGCCATCATCCCGCTGTACGCGATCGGACTGCTCTCCTCCTACGTCTCCTCCCGCTACGTCACCGTCCTGTTCAACGGGCAGTCGGCCGGCACCTACGACCACTACTTCAACCTCTTCCTGTCTCCGCAGGACGTGCTGCTGTCGGTGCTCAAAGTGCTGATCTTCAGCGTGATGGTGATCCTCGCGCACTGCTACTACGGCTTCCACGCCACCGGCGGACCCGCCGGGGTGGGGGTGGCCGTGGGCCGCTCCGTGCGCAACGCGATCGTGCTGATCAGCGTCACCGACTTCTTCCTCTCGCTCGCCATCTGGGGCGCCACGACGACGGTGAAGGTGGCCGGCTGA
- a CDS encoding MCE family protein has translation MNTRTTRNTRRRLAGVALLLVPAVLVWVSIAVYNKDFTDDATVTVRTGSVGNEMHDNADVKLRGVVIGQVRDISADGEGARLTLAIQPGKLDRIPADVTAQMLPTTLFGERFVALVPPAVPSADTLRAGAVIPQDRSSNAIELEEVLDNVLPLLTAVQPEKLSATLNAVSQALKGRGEKLGDTLVRLDAHLQKFNPQLPTLNADIKELVKVSRVYGDAAPDVLDALTDFTTTSGTLADQQAQLADLYGSTTASAQDLTTFLQENKDNLIRLSATGRPTLELLAKYSDEFPCTLRTMAGFVPAMDKALGKGTGQPGLHVTLKAVKSKGKYVAGKDTPVYDATGGPHCYSVPYVGTTEPTAAGRAAASPAPGDKAAADPPADSGRKATDTSLGMPNSPQESRLVNELVAPSLKVQPQSLPDWSSVLIGPAFRGAEVKLK, from the coding sequence ATGAACACCCGGACCACGCGGAACACCCGCCGCAGACTCGCCGGAGTGGCCCTCCTGCTCGTGCCCGCCGTACTCGTCTGGGTGTCGATAGCGGTGTACAACAAGGACTTCACCGACGACGCGACCGTGACGGTACGGACCGGAAGCGTCGGCAACGAGATGCACGACAACGCCGACGTGAAGCTGCGCGGAGTCGTCATCGGGCAGGTCCGCGACATCTCCGCCGACGGCGAGGGCGCCCGCCTCACCCTCGCCATCCAGCCCGGCAAGCTCGACCGGATCCCCGCCGACGTCACCGCCCAGATGCTGCCCACCACCCTCTTCGGGGAACGGTTCGTGGCACTCGTACCGCCCGCCGTACCGTCCGCGGACACGCTCCGGGCCGGAGCCGTCATCCCGCAGGACCGCTCCAGCAACGCCATCGAGCTGGAGGAGGTCCTCGACAACGTCCTGCCGCTGCTGACCGCAGTACAGCCGGAGAAGCTCTCCGCCACACTCAACGCGGTCTCCCAGGCGCTCAAGGGACGCGGCGAGAAGCTCGGTGACACCCTCGTCAGGCTCGACGCGCACCTCCAGAAGTTCAACCCCCAACTCCCCACGCTCAACGCCGACATCAAGGAGCTCGTCAAGGTGAGCAGGGTGTACGGGGACGCCGCACCCGATGTCCTGGACGCGCTCACCGACTTCACCACCACCAGCGGGACGCTCGCGGACCAGCAGGCACAGCTCGCCGACCTCTACGGTTCCACGACCGCCTCCGCGCAGGACCTCACGACGTTCCTCCAGGAGAACAAGGACAACCTGATCCGGCTCTCCGCGACCGGCAGGCCGACGCTGGAACTGCTCGCCAAGTACTCCGACGAATTCCCCTGCACCCTGCGGACCATGGCCGGATTCGTCCCCGCGATGGACAAGGCGCTCGGCAAGGGCACCGGACAGCCCGGCCTCCACGTCACCCTCAAGGCCGTGAAGTCCAAGGGGAAGTACGTGGCCGGCAAGGACACCCCGGTCTACGACGCGACCGGCGGACCGCACTGCTACTCGGTGCCGTACGTCGGTACGACGGAGCCGACGGCGGCCGGGCGGGCCGCGGCGTCCCCGGCCCCCGGCGACAAGGCGGCGGCGGACCCGCCCGCCGACAGCGGCCGGAAGGCGACGGACACCTCCCTCGGCATGCCCAACTCCCCGCAGGAGAGCCGGCTCGTCAACGAGCTGGTCGCTCCCTCACTGAAAGTCCAGCCGCAGAGCCTGCCCGACTGGAGCAGCGTGCTCATCGGCCCGGCCTTCCGCGGTGCGGAGGTGAAGCTCAAGTGA
- a CDS encoding ABC transporter permease, protein MTAPMPVRPPEPPGPPSARLPEKAPEQRRPSRLFAPLRETGRLFTLAGTVCRETFRRPFQVREFIEQFWFVASVTILPAALVSIPFGAVIALQVGSLTQQLGAQSFTGGASVLAVIQQASPIIVALLVSGAAGSAICADLGSRKIREELDAMEVMGVSPVQRLVVPRVLATMLVAVLLNGLVSVVGTLGGYFFNVILQHGTPGAYLSSFSALAQLPDLYISEIKALIFGFIAGIVAAYRGLNPRGGPKGVGDAVNQSVVITFMLLFFVNMILTAIYLQIVPAKGS, encoded by the coding sequence GTGACCGCCCCCATGCCGGTGCGGCCCCCGGAGCCCCCCGGGCCGCCCTCGGCCCGGTTGCCGGAGAAGGCGCCGGAGCAGAGACGCCCGAGCCGGCTGTTCGCGCCGCTGCGTGAGACGGGCAGGCTCTTCACCCTCGCCGGGACCGTGTGCCGCGAGACCTTCCGCCGGCCCTTCCAGGTGCGGGAGTTCATCGAGCAGTTCTGGTTCGTCGCCAGCGTCACCATCCTGCCCGCCGCCCTCGTGTCCATCCCGTTCGGCGCGGTCATCGCCCTCCAGGTCGGCTCCCTCACCCAGCAGCTCGGCGCCCAGTCGTTCACCGGCGGCGCCAGTGTGCTCGCCGTCATCCAGCAGGCCAGCCCGATCATCGTGGCGCTGCTGGTCTCCGGGGCCGCCGGCTCCGCGATCTGCGCCGACCTCGGATCGCGCAAGATCCGCGAGGAGCTCGACGCGATGGAGGTCATGGGCGTCTCGCCCGTACAGCGCCTCGTCGTCCCCCGGGTGCTGGCGACGATGCTGGTGGCCGTGCTGCTGAACGGACTGGTCTCCGTCGTCGGCACCCTCGGCGGCTACTTCTTCAACGTGATCCTCCAGCACGGCACCCCCGGCGCCTACCTGTCCAGCTTCTCCGCCCTGGCCCAGCTGCCCGACCTGTACATCAGCGAAATCAAGGCCCTGATCTTCGGCTTCATCGCGGGCATCGTCGCCGCCTACCGAGGCCTCAACCCGCGCGGCGGGCCGAAGGGGGTCGGGGACGCGGTCAACCAGTCCGTCGTCATCACCTTCATGCTGCTGTTCTTCGTGAACATGATCCTCACGGCGATCTACCTCCAGATCGTCCCCGCGAAGGGGAGCTGA
- a CDS encoding cytochrome P450 yields MTSAPQESLAPHEPPVPDILSPAFAADPYGAYRIMRDSAPLIRHEATNSYIVSRYEDVERVFKDKAGEFTTDNYDWQIEPVHGRTILQLSGREHAVRRALVAPAFRGTDLQEKFLPVIERNARELIDAFRHTGEADLVGAFATRLPVLVIADMLGLDKADHDRFHGWYTSVIAFLGNLAGDPAVAAAGERTRREFAGYMIPVIQQRRAAPGGDLLSALCAAEVDGVRMSDEDIKAFCSLLLAAGGETTDKAIASVFANLLTHPEQLAAVRQDRGLIDRAFVETLRFTPPVHMIMRQAATDVELGGGLVPAGSTVTCLIGAANRDASRYRDPDRFDIFRTDLTGTTAFSAAADHLAFALGRHFCVGALLARAEVETGVNQLLDAMPDVRLADGFTPSEQGVFTRGPRSLPVRFTPVAG; encoded by the coding sequence CCCGCCTTCGCCGCCGACCCCTACGGGGCCTACCGGATCATGCGCGACAGCGCCCCGCTGATCAGGCACGAGGCCACCAACAGCTACATCGTCTCCCGCTACGAGGACGTCGAACGGGTCTTCAAGGACAAGGCGGGGGAATTCACCACCGACAACTACGACTGGCAGATCGAACCCGTCCACGGCCGCACCATCCTCCAGCTCAGCGGCCGTGAACACGCGGTCCGCCGGGCCCTGGTCGCCCCGGCCTTCCGGGGTACGGACCTCCAGGAGAAGTTCCTCCCCGTCATCGAACGCAACGCGCGCGAGCTCATCGACGCCTTCCGCCACACCGGGGAGGCCGATCTCGTCGGGGCGTTCGCGACGCGGCTCCCCGTCCTGGTCATCGCGGACATGCTCGGCCTGGACAAGGCGGACCACGACCGGTTCCACGGCTGGTACACCAGCGTCATCGCCTTCCTCGGCAACCTCGCGGGCGACCCGGCGGTGGCGGCCGCCGGCGAACGCACCCGGCGGGAGTTCGCCGGGTACATGATCCCGGTCATCCAGCAGCGCCGGGCGGCCCCCGGCGGCGACCTCCTCTCCGCGCTCTGCGCGGCGGAGGTCGACGGCGTACGGATGAGCGACGAGGACATCAAGGCCTTCTGCAGCCTGCTGCTGGCCGCGGGCGGCGAGACCACCGACAAGGCCATCGCCTCGGTCTTCGCCAACCTGCTCACCCACCCCGAGCAGCTCGCGGCGGTGCGGCAGGACCGCGGTCTCATCGACCGGGCCTTCGTGGAGACGCTGCGCTTCACCCCGCCGGTACACATGATCATGCGTCAGGCCGCCACGGACGTGGAGCTCGGCGGCGGCCTGGTGCCCGCGGGGTCGACCGTCACCTGTCTGATCGGCGCGGCCAACCGGGACGCGTCCCGGTACCGTGACCCGGACCGGTTCGACATCTTCCGCACGGACCTGACCGGCACCACGGCGTTCTCCGCGGCGGCCGACCATCTGGCGTTCGCCCTGGGCCGGCACTTCTGCGTGGGCGCGCTGCTGGCCAGGGCCGAGGTGGAGACCGGGGTGAACCAGTTGCTGGACGCGATGCCCGACGTACGGCTCGCGGACGGATTCACCCCGTCCGAGCAGGGCGTCTTCACCCGGGGCCCGCGGTCGCTGCCGGTTCGCTTCACCCCGGTCGCGGGCTGA
- a CDS encoding DUF6801 domain-containing protein, which produces MTARSGAVLAAVLMAGMIPGAQASAGDRDVHIDVKYGCDFPSGTRPVSVRVSATVPEEGEVGKPVQLRDVSTELVLPEAGLPDLAGLGEAGAEAETKLTMGVAQGDHTAETVWIGTTGDPVAVPDAGKFTVTSSGDVPSVTAGSSGGLTFTAGKLTALLTSPKTADPAAEPSAVMLNCVPEPDQVLELGTVRIAGDPQWPSPQPSATDEDTASGDSGTSRDEATPKVDDPVKPTLQDGKAPPCVGDQDDQFSLNAYVTGYANVAKLKAATLFPVACSQIEQGATVIKIVDGLVHIFQDSSVLLDYRGKPQLPPATGTFLTFGFMPTTATLEMTQIPPADGPDGKPSANIHSDLKILSPGNSEGTTTIDLQLQLRLHDVKVNGVALDVGANCRTERPFELPLRGRMVLKDGVQTGYTLVTGGVLTGQVTLPPFSGCGVGEDLDDIFTASISGVPGYVKQVQAPPCAAAQHDQAVCTEDNQPVHVPKPER; this is translated from the coding sequence GTGACGGCACGGAGCGGAGCCGTTCTGGCCGCGGTCCTCATGGCCGGAATGATCCCTGGCGCGCAGGCGTCCGCCGGGGATCGTGACGTCCACATCGACGTGAAGTACGGCTGCGACTTCCCCTCCGGAACCAGACCGGTCTCGGTCCGCGTGTCCGCGACGGTTCCGGAAGAGGGGGAGGTGGGCAAGCCCGTTCAGCTCAGGGACGTGAGCACCGAACTGGTTCTGCCCGAGGCCGGGCTGCCGGACCTGGCCGGTCTCGGGGAGGCGGGCGCCGAGGCCGAGACCAAGCTGACCATGGGTGTGGCGCAGGGCGATCACACTGCCGAGACCGTATGGATCGGGACCACCGGCGACCCGGTGGCCGTTCCGGACGCGGGGAAGTTCACCGTCACCTCATCCGGTGACGTTCCCTCGGTGACCGCGGGCTCGTCCGGCGGCCTCACCTTCACGGCGGGGAAGCTCACCGCGCTGCTGACCTCACCGAAGACCGCCGACCCGGCAGCCGAGCCCTCGGCCGTGATGCTGAACTGCGTCCCGGAGCCGGACCAGGTCCTGGAGCTCGGCACGGTACGGATCGCCGGAGACCCGCAATGGCCTTCGCCGCAGCCCTCCGCGACCGATGAGGACACAGCCTCCGGTGACAGCGGTACCAGCCGCGACGAGGCGACGCCGAAGGTGGACGACCCGGTGAAGCCGACCCTCCAGGACGGGAAGGCCCCGCCCTGTGTGGGCGACCAGGACGACCAGTTCAGCCTGAACGCCTATGTCACCGGCTACGCGAACGTGGCCAAGCTCAAGGCTGCCACGTTGTTTCCGGTCGCCTGCTCGCAGATCGAACAGGGTGCGACGGTGATCAAGATCGTGGACGGTCTCGTCCACATCTTCCAGGACTCCTCGGTGCTCCTGGACTACCGGGGCAAGCCCCAACTGCCGCCTGCCACAGGTACGTTCCTGACGTTCGGCTTCATGCCGACGACCGCGACCCTGGAGATGACCCAGATCCCGCCGGCCGACGGCCCGGACGGCAAGCCGTCGGCCAACATTCATTCCGACCTGAAGATCCTCAGCCCGGGAAACAGTGAGGGCACGACCACCATCGATCTCCAGCTCCAGTTGCGGCTGCACGACGTGAAGGTCAACGGCGTCGCCCTGGACGTCGGCGCCAACTGCCGTACCGAACGGCCCTTCGAACTGCCGCTTCGGGGGCGCATGGTCCTCAAGGACGGCGTCCAGACCGGATACACACTGGTCACGGGCGGTGTCCTCACCGGCCAGGTCACCCTGCCGCCGTTCTCGGGCTGCGGGGTCGGTGAGGACCTGGACGACATCTTCACCGCCTCCATATCGGGTGTACCCGGCTATGTGAAGCAGGTCCAGGCGCCGCCCTGTGCGGCGGCCCAGCACGACCAGGCGGTGTGCACGGAGGACAACCAGCCGGTGCACGTTCCCAAGCCGGAACGCTGA
- a CDS encoding MCE family protein, whose amino-acid sequence MKRRSLAGPLAKSIVFILVTVLATTVLGLSIANTGVGDTTSYKARFTDATGLIVGDSVRIAGVKVGQVESIKVADKRLAEVGFAVRKGRSLPASVTASIKYLNMVGQRYIDLDRGAGPVGRNFQAGATIPLSRTTPALDLTQLFNGFQPLFEGLSPPDVNQLAGSIVQVLQGEGGTVDSILQHVGSLTSTVAAKDKVIGEVIKNLNTVLKTVNDREAGFNDLVDTLQKLVTGFSGDRKPLGQAVTAMGALTTVTAGLLQDGRGPLKADIKQLARLSDQLGKGTPQIESFLQKTPAKMEAISRLASYGSWLNLYLCEAKVSGVTTEDGSVPPTGIAITQPRCLA is encoded by the coding sequence GTGAAGCGCCGCTCCCTCGCGGGACCGCTCGCGAAATCGATCGTCTTCATCCTGGTGACCGTCCTGGCCACCACCGTCCTGGGGCTGTCCATCGCCAACACCGGGGTCGGTGACACCACCTCGTACAAGGCGAGGTTCACCGACGCCACCGGGCTGATCGTCGGTGACAGCGTGCGGATCGCCGGGGTCAAGGTCGGACAGGTCGAGTCGATCAAGGTCGCGGACAAGCGGCTCGCGGAGGTCGGCTTCGCCGTCCGCAAGGGGCGCAGCCTCCCCGCCTCCGTGACCGCGTCGATCAAGTACCTCAACATGGTCGGCCAGCGCTACATCGACCTCGACCGGGGCGCCGGACCGGTCGGCCGCAACTTCCAGGCCGGAGCGACGATCCCGCTCTCGCGCACCACACCGGCCCTCGACCTCACCCAGCTCTTCAACGGCTTCCAGCCGCTCTTCGAGGGACTCTCCCCGCCCGACGTCAACCAGCTGGCCGGCTCCATCGTCCAGGTGCTCCAGGGCGAGGGCGGCACCGTCGACAGCATCCTCCAGCACGTCGGCTCACTGACCTCCACGGTCGCGGCCAAGGACAAGGTGATCGGTGAGGTGATCAAGAACCTCAACACGGTCCTGAAGACCGTGAACGACCGGGAGGCCGGCTTCAACGACCTCGTCGACACGCTCCAGAAGCTCGTCACGGGCTTCTCCGGCGACCGCAAACCCCTCGGGCAGGCGGTCACCGCGATGGGCGCGCTGACCACCGTCACCGCAGGGCTGCTCCAGGACGGCCGGGGGCCCCTCAAGGCCGACATCAAGCAACTCGCGCGGCTCTCGGACCAGTTGGGCAAGGGGACCCCGCAGATCGAGAGCTTCCTCCAGAAGACCCCCGCCAAGATGGAGGCGATCAGCCGACTCGCTTCGTACGGCTCCTGGCTCAACCTCTACCTCTGCGAAGCCAAGGTCAGCGGTGTGACGACAGAGGACGGCAGCGTGCCGCCCACCGGCATCGCGATCACCCAGCCGAGGTGCCTGGCATGA
- a CDS encoding ABC transporter ATP-binding protein: MGIEVVVEGLTKSFGKQNIWQDVSLTLPAGEVSVMLGPSGTGKTVFLKSLIGLLKPEQGRVLINGVDMVNSPERKIMETRKLFGLMFQDGALFGSMSLFDNIAFPLREHTRKRESEIRRIVMERIDIVGLLGDEDKLPGEISGGMRKRAGLARALVLDPQIILCDEPDSGLDPVRTAYISQLLIDLNAQIDATMLIVTHNLDIAATVPDNMGMLFCRNLVTFGPREVLLTSDLPVVSQFLSGRREGPIGMSEEKDAATLAAEEVNGYGQGISSANATRTVVPQLEPSPGLPVRQGALRRRERVMSMMGQLPEAARTAILNSYSPAAGGGRP; this comes from the coding sequence ATGGGAATCGAAGTAGTCGTTGAAGGCCTCACGAAATCCTTCGGTAAGCAGAACATCTGGCAGGACGTCAGCCTCACCCTGCCCGCCGGCGAAGTGAGCGTGATGCTCGGTCCCTCCGGTACCGGAAAGACCGTCTTCCTGAAGTCGCTCATCGGACTGCTCAAGCCCGAGCAGGGACGCGTGCTCATCAACGGCGTCGACATGGTGAACAGCCCGGAGCGGAAGATCATGGAGACCCGGAAACTCTTCGGTCTCATGTTCCAGGACGGTGCGCTCTTCGGATCGATGTCCCTCTTCGACAACATCGCCTTTCCGCTGCGGGAACACACCCGCAAAAGGGAATCCGAAATCCGCCGGATCGTCATGGAGCGGATCGACATCGTCGGACTCCTCGGCGACGAGGACAAACTGCCCGGCGAGATATCCGGCGGTATGCGCAAGCGGGCAGGCCTGGCCCGCGCACTCGTCCTGGACCCGCAGATCATCCTCTGCGACGAGCCGGACTCCGGGCTCGACCCGGTCCGCACCGCCTACATCTCGCAGCTGCTCATCGACCTCAACGCGCAGATCGACGCGACGATGCTGATCGTCACCCACAACCTCGACATCGCGGCCACCGTCCCGGACAACATGGGCATGCTGTTCTGCCGCAACCTGGTCACCTTCGGGCCGCGCGAGGTACTGCTGACCAGCGATCTGCCCGTCGTCTCGCAGTTCCTCTCCGGCCGCCGCGAGGGGCCCATCGGCATGTCGGAGGAGAAGGACGCCGCCACGCTCGCCGCCGAGGAGGTCAACGGCTACGGGCAGGGCATCAGTTCGGCCAACGCCACCCGCACCGTCGTCCCGCAGCTGGAGCCTTCGCCGGGGCTGCCCGTCCGGCAGGGCGCGCTGCGCCGCCGGGAGCGGGTCATGTCGATGATGGGGCAGCTGCCGGAGGCCGCCCGTACGGCCATCCTGAACAGCTACAGCCCGGCGGCGGGCGGTGGACGCCCGTGA
- a CDS encoding SCP2 sterol-binding domain-containing protein, protein MADNSSGNLTGELAALDFAAVSPPEFARIVKGLSARQLGEVMHGELRARVLGEVFGRMRQQFRPEAAGQLRALIRWKITGDTEEVYETAIADGVCTVSAGRSDAEPRTTLVMGDAEFLKLVSGNGNPVTMFMMRKLKVAGDVGLASGLTRYFDIPKA, encoded by the coding sequence GTGGCCGACAACAGCAGCGGCAACCTCACCGGTGAACTGGCCGCACTCGACTTCGCGGCCGTCTCCCCGCCGGAGTTCGCGCGGATCGTGAAGGGCCTGTCCGCCAGGCAGCTCGGCGAGGTCATGCACGGCGAACTGCGCGCCCGGGTGCTCGGAGAGGTCTTCGGCCGGATGAGGCAGCAGTTCCGCCCGGAGGCGGCCGGACAGCTCAGGGCGCTGATCCGCTGGAAGATCACCGGGGACACCGAAGAGGTGTACGAGACCGCGATAGCCGACGGCGTCTGCACCGTCAGCGCGGGCCGCTCCGACGCCGAACCCCGCACGACGCTGGTGATGGGCGACGCGGAGTTCCTCAAACTGGTCTCCGGCAACGGCAATCCCGTGACGATGTTCATGATGCGCAAGCTGAAGGTGGCCGGCGACGTCGGTCTGGCCTCGGGCCTCACCCGCTACTTCGACATCCCGAAGGCCTGA
- a CDS encoding helix-turn-helix domain-containing protein codes for MREVISPLDTGDPLGPLPQEFAAIMRPELPSLIKEIGVEVTRAYPEYARLLSGPNGQAIRVGVEQSLSSFVDLVAEPSTSTSLRDDMCRRFGRFEAYEGRTMETLQGAYRLGARVALRRAKKVGRSYNFSPTLMLSFADALFAYIDELESLSREGFLEVQSQSGEQGEAMRRRLLHLILAGRPVPRTAIAELCEQTGWTLPEEVTLVAVRAPARLDRVSADRDILADLSDPQPHLLIPGPLDDARRSMLDQSLLGSRAAIGLTVPTALASDSIRWARRVLELVDTGVIEDAPFVLCADHLITLWLLSDPVLLDQLARRELAPIAGISANRRERLVETLRIWLDTRGTAAHMGELLDVHPQTVRYRMRNLESIFGEQLIDPESRFSTEAVLRALQLRARSEESAL; via the coding sequence ATGCGAGAAGTCATTTCGCCATTGGACACAGGGGACCCGCTGGGACCGCTTCCCCAGGAGTTCGCCGCCATCATGCGGCCCGAACTGCCGAGCCTCATCAAAGAGATCGGCGTCGAGGTCACCCGCGCCTATCCGGAATACGCGCGCCTGCTCAGCGGACCCAACGGCCAGGCCATTCGCGTCGGCGTCGAACAGAGCCTCTCCTCGTTCGTGGATCTGGTCGCGGAACCGTCCACATCGACCTCGTTGCGCGACGACATGTGCCGCCGGTTCGGACGGTTCGAGGCATACGAAGGCCGCACTATGGAAACGCTCCAGGGCGCCTACAGACTCGGTGCCCGTGTCGCGCTGCGACGGGCGAAGAAGGTCGGCCGCAGTTACAACTTCTCACCGACCCTGATGCTCAGCTTCGCGGACGCCCTCTTCGCCTACATAGACGAGCTCGAATCGCTCTCCCGCGAGGGCTTCCTGGAGGTGCAGTCGCAGTCGGGCGAGCAGGGCGAGGCCATGCGCCGGCGCCTGCTCCACCTGATCCTGGCCGGCCGCCCCGTACCCCGTACCGCCATCGCCGAGCTGTGCGAACAGACCGGGTGGACGCTGCCCGAGGAGGTCACCCTCGTCGCCGTGCGCGCTCCGGCCAGGCTCGACCGGGTCAGCGCCGACCGCGACATCCTGGCCGATCTCAGCGATCCGCAGCCGCACTTACTGATCCCCGGCCCCCTCGACGACGCGCGAAGATCCATGCTCGACCAGTCGCTCCTGGGCAGTCGCGCCGCGATCGGCCTGACCGTCCCCACCGCTCTGGCCTCCGACTCGATCCGCTGGGCCAGGCGGGTCCTCGAACTCGTCGACACCGGTGTCATCGAGGACGCGCCCTTCGTCCTGTGCGCGGACCACCTGATCACCCTGTGGCTGCTGTCCGATCCGGTCCTGCTCGACCAGCTCGCCCGGCGGGAACTCGCGCCCATCGCCGGAATCAGCGCCAACCGCCGCGAACGCCTCGTCGAGACCCTGCGCATCTGGCTCGACACCCGCGGCACCGCGGCCCACATGGGCGAGCTGCTCGACGTCCACCCACAGACCGTCCGTTACCGCATGCGCAACCTGGAGTCCATCTTCGGGGAACAACTGATCGACCCAGAGAGCAGGTTCTCCACCGAGGCGGTCCTGCGGGCGCTCCAACTGCGCGCCCGAAGCGAGGAATCCGCGCTGTAG
- a CDS encoding acyl-CoA dehydrogenase family protein produces MSYFSLALTEEQQDLRNWVHGFAAQVVRPAAAEWDAREETPWPVIQEAARIGLYGFESLADMYGDPTGLSLQIANEELFWGDAGIGMALFGTSLAVAGIFASGTPDQLAEWVPQCYGDEDDPKVAAFCVSEPQAGSDVSAMATKARYDEARDEWVLSGQKAWITNGGIAGVHVVVASVDPALGARGQAAFIVPPATKGLEAGRTIKKLGLRASHTADVFLDDVRVPGHCLLGGKEKLDTRLARAREGSGGKGQAAMATFEVSRPTVGAQALGIARAAYEYALEYAGQREAFGRPIIENQSIAFALADIRTEIEAVRLLIWQAAWMARNDRTFDAGQGSMSKLRAGELAVSATEKAVQILGGAGYSREHPVERMYRDAKIYTIFEGTSEIQRLVIARAISGRHIR; encoded by the coding sequence ATGAGCTACTTCTCCCTCGCCCTCACCGAGGAGCAGCAGGACCTGCGCAACTGGGTGCACGGCTTCGCCGCCCAGGTGGTGCGCCCGGCGGCCGCCGAATGGGACGCCCGCGAGGAGACCCCGTGGCCGGTCATCCAGGAAGCGGCCCGGATCGGTCTGTACGGGTTCGAGTCACTGGCCGACATGTACGGCGATCCGACGGGGCTCTCCCTCCAGATAGCCAACGAGGAGCTGTTCTGGGGCGACGCCGGAATCGGCATGGCGCTCTTCGGCACCTCCCTCGCCGTCGCCGGGATCTTCGCCTCCGGCACGCCGGACCAGCTCGCCGAGTGGGTTCCGCAGTGCTACGGCGACGAGGACGACCCCAAGGTGGCGGCGTTCTGCGTCTCCGAACCGCAGGCCGGCTCCGACGTCTCCGCGATGGCCACGAAGGCCCGCTACGACGAGGCCAGGGACGAGTGGGTGCTCTCCGGCCAGAAGGCGTGGATCACCAACGGCGGGATCGCCGGGGTCCATGTGGTCGTCGCCTCCGTCGACCCGGCGCTCGGCGCCCGCGGACAGGCCGCGTTCATCGTGCCGCCCGCCACGAAGGGCCTGGAGGCGGGCCGCACCATCAAGAAGCTCGGCCTGCGCGCCTCGCACACCGCGGACGTCTTCCTCGACGACGTCCGGGTCCCCGGGCACTGCCTGCTCGGCGGCAAGGAGAAGCTGGACACCCGCCTCGCCCGCGCCCGCGAGGGCTCGGGCGGCAAGGGGCAGGCGGCGATGGCGACCTTCGAGGTCAGCCGCCCCACCGTCGGCGCCCAGGCGCTCGGCATCGCGCGAGCGGCGTACGAGTACGCGCTGGAGTACGCCGGTCAGCGCGAGGCGTTCGGCCGCCCCATCATCGAGAACCAGTCGATCGCCTTCGCGCTCGCCGACATCCGCACCGAGATCGAGGCCGTGCGGCTGCTGATCTGGCAGGCCGCGTGGATGGCCCGCAACGACCGCACCTTCGACGCGGGGCAGGGCTCCATGTCCAAGCTCCGGGCGGGCGAACTCGCCGTCTCCGCCACCGAGAAGGCCGTGCAGATCCTCGGCGGCGCCGGGTACAGCCGGGAACACCCGGTCGAGCGGATGTACCGGGACGCCAAGATCTACACCATCTTCGAGGGGACCAGCGAGATCCAGCGCCTGGTCATCGCGCGGGCGATCTCGGGACGCCACATCCGCTGA